In Proteiniborus sp. DW1, a single window of DNA contains:
- a CDS encoding peptidylprolyl isomerase, with protein sequence MSNKPIVTIELENGKNIKVELYPDVAPNTVRNFISLVSKGFYDGLTFHRVIPGFMIQGGCPQGNGTGGPSYSIKGEFKSNGFDNNLKHERGVISMARSMLPNSAGSQFFIMVEKAPHLDGEYAAFGKTIEGIEEVDRIVNVKRDYSDKPIKDQIIKKATVDTFGIEYGDVEKI encoded by the coding sequence ATGAGTAATAAACCTATAGTAACTATTGAGTTAGAGAATGGAAAGAATATTAAAGTAGAATTATATCCGGATGTTGCCCCTAATACTGTGAGAAACTTTATATCATTAGTAAGCAAAGGATTTTATGATGGGCTAACTTTTCATAGGGTAATTCCAGGATTTATGATACAAGGGGGGTGTCCTCAAGGCAATGGAACTGGAGGTCCTAGTTATTCAATTAAGGGAGAATTCAAAAGTAATGGCTTTGACAATAATCTAAAACATGAAAGAGGAGTTATCTCTATGGCAAGGTCAATGCTGCCAAATTCAGCAGGCTCTCAGTTCTTTATTATGGTTGAAAAAGCACCACATCTAGATGGTGAATATGCAGCTTTTGGGAAAACTATAGAAGGAATAGAGGAAGTTGATAGAATTGTTAATGTTAAAAGAGATTATAGTGATAAGCCTATAAAAGACCAAATAATTAAAAAAGCAACAGTAGATACTTTTGGTATTGAATATGGGGATGTAGAGAAGATTTAA
- a CDS encoding YraN family protein: protein MGNNTRNIGLIGENIAVNYLLDNGYKILDRNFRVKAGEIDIVAQICQTIVFVEVKSRTSNRYGLPYESVNYKKQQKIIRVAQNYINFKRLINYEYRFDIIEVYLNADRKINHIQNAFWT from the coding sequence ATGGGAAATAACACAAGAAATATTGGACTTATTGGAGAAAATATAGCAGTAAATTACTTATTAGATAATGGCTATAAAATATTAGATAGAAATTTTAGAGTTAAAGCAGGTGAAATAGATATTGTGGCACAAATATGTCAGACTATTGTGTTTGTTGAAGTAAAATCAAGAACTAGCAACAGGTATGGTTTGCCCTATGAATCAGTTAACTATAAAAAACAGCAAAAGATTATTAGAGTAGCTCAAAATTACATAAATTTTAAGAGACTAATTAACTATGAATATAGATTTGACATAATTGAAGTGTATTTAAACGCGGATAGGAAAATCAATCATATTCAAAATGCTTTTTGGACATAA
- a CDS encoding EscU/YscU/HrcU family type III secretion system export apparatus switch protein, translating to MNDDKDRKIAVALKYDENERDAPYVIAKGKGIIADNIINKGNDEGIKIIEDQLLAHSLIKLEIAQEIPEELYFAVAEILSFIYELDAEREDHGK from the coding sequence TTGAATGATGATAAAGATAGAAAGATAGCAGTAGCTTTAAAATATGATGAAAATGAAAGAGATGCACCTTATGTAATAGCAAAAGGAAAAGGAATTATTGCTGATAATATTATTAACAAAGGTAATGATGAAGGGATAAAAATTATTGAAGATCAACTATTAGCTCATAGCCTAATTAAACTTGAGATTGCACAAGAAATACCTGAGGAATTATACTTTGCAGTTGCGGAAATTCTTTCTTTTATTTATGAGCTTGATGCAGAGAGGGAAGACCATGGGAAATAA